The Brasilonema sennae CENA114 genome includes a region encoding these proteins:
- a CDS encoding nuclear transport factor 2 family protein, with amino-acid sequence MPSVSEQQIIDVEERLRLAMLSSDVEALDELISADVIFTSHLGQVVSKQDDLAFHRAGVFKFQTIKPSERKIKFIEGLAIVSVRVQLTGIFGESPFTDDLRYTRIWCRRSSGTWQIVAGHSSAVQEKSFF; translated from the coding sequence ATGCCGTCCGTCTCTGAACAGCAAATTATTGATGTCGAAGAGCGACTACGATTAGCCATGCTCTCTTCAGATGTCGAAGCACTGGATGAACTAATTTCAGCCGATGTCATCTTCACCAGTCACCTCGGTCAGGTCGTCAGCAAGCAGGACGATCTGGCGTTTCATCGAGCTGGCGTATTCAAGTTCCAAACGATCAAACCATCAGAAAGAAAAATAAAGTTTATTGAGGGGCTTGCGATCGTCTCAGTTCGTGTGCAGCTAACCGGCATCTTTGGTGAGTCACCGTTCACAGATGACCTCCGATACACCCGCATCTGGTGTCGTCGCTCCTCCGGCACTTGGCAAATTGTCGCTGGACACAGTAGCGCTGTGCAGGAGAAGAGCTTCTTCTAA
- the ssuD gene encoding FMNH2-dependent alkanesulfonate monooxygenase — MQLLWFIPTHGEGRYLGTAIGGRAVNFDYWRQIAQAVDHLGFTGALLPTGRSCEDAWVLASALVTHTTKMRFLVAIRPGLMSPGVAARMAATFDRISGGRLLINVVTGGDPTELAGDGLHLSHDDRYKLTDEFLTVWRQIAASEVANFQGDYLNIQDGKLLFPSVQKPYPPLWFGGSSPIAQDIAAKHVDVYLTWGEPPAQVGEKIAAVRRLAEAQGRTLRFGIRLHVIVRETETQAWDAANDLIRYVDEEAIAKTQKAYARMDSEGQRRMQELHQGSREALEISPNLWAGIGLVRGGAGTALVGDPDTVAQRILEYADLGIETFIFSGYPHLEEAYRVAELLFPRLPLENRPVVEPQLMSPFGEIIANREFPKQQVQEKTAATVD; from the coding sequence ATGCAACTACTTTGGTTTATTCCCACACACGGAGAAGGACGCTATCTCGGCACTGCTATAGGCGGGCGGGCAGTAAATTTTGATTATTGGCGGCAAATTGCTCAAGCAGTAGATCACTTGGGCTTTACAGGTGCTTTATTACCTACAGGGCGTTCTTGTGAAGATGCTTGGGTTTTGGCATCAGCGCTGGTAACGCATACTACAAAAATGCGGTTTTTGGTGGCAATTCGTCCGGGGTTGATGTCACCAGGAGTAGCAGCGCGGATGGCTGCGACGTTTGATCGCATTTCTGGTGGGCGCTTGTTGATTAACGTGGTTACAGGGGGCGATCCTACAGAGTTGGCGGGAGATGGTTTGCACCTTTCCCATGACGATCGCTACAAACTAACAGACGAATTTTTAACAGTGTGGCGGCAGATAGCAGCAAGTGAAGTTGCAAATTTCCAAGGTGATTATCTCAACATCCAAGATGGCAAGTTACTTTTTCCATCTGTGCAGAAACCTTATCCTCCTCTGTGGTTTGGCGGTTCTTCACCCATTGCTCAAGATATTGCCGCCAAGCACGTAGATGTGTACTTGACTTGGGGTGAACCACCAGCACAGGTTGGTGAAAAAATTGCCGCAGTTCGTCGGCTGGCAGAAGCGCAAGGCAGAACACTTCGCTTTGGCATTCGCCTACACGTCATTGTGCGGGAAACCGAAACTCAAGCTTGGGATGCGGCAAATGATTTAATTCGCTATGTAGATGAAGAGGCAATCGCCAAAACTCAAAAAGCATACGCCCGCATGGATTCGGAAGGGCAACGCCGAATGCAAGAATTGCATCAAGGTAGTCGGGAAGCTTTGGAAATTAGCCCAAATTTGTGGGCAGGAATTGGTTTAGTGCGCGGTGGTGCTGGGACTGCTTTGGTAGGCGATCCTGATACCGTTGCCCAAAGAATATTGGAGTATGCAGATTTGGGGATTGAGACTTTCATCTTTTCTGGTTATCCCCATTTAGAGGAAGCATATCGCGTCGCCGAATTACTCTTTCCTCGTCTGCCTTTAGAAAATAGACCTGTTGTAGAACCACAGCTGATGAGTCCGTTTGGTGAGATAATTGCCAATCGAGAATTCCCGAAACAACAAGTCCAAGAAAAAACAGCAGCTACCGTAGATTAA